Part of the Natrialbaceae archaeon AArc-T1-2 genome, AAGGACGGATCCTCACCGCCAGAGGGACGGCCGAACACTGGGAGTTCCACCTGCTTTTCGACTCGCACGTGTCGCTCTCTGAGTTCAACATGGCCGTCACGAACAACGGGGTTCCCGTTACGCTGCGCCGACTCTCCAGTTCGACGGTTCAACGAGAACCCGGCGACGTCGATTGCGAGCACTCCTCGCTCCCGCCGAACCATCGGGAGACGCTGTTGCTGGCCTATCACAGCGGCTACTACGAGACGCCACGCGAGTGCCAGCTCGCCGACCTCGCGGCGAAAGAGGACGTAAGCGACAGCGCGCTGTCGAAACGGCTCCGCCGGGCCACCTCGAGTCTGATCGAGCGCACGCTCCTCGCCGAGGAGAATCTCGACAGCTCGACGCGCGGGTGAGTCCTGGTGTGGACCCGAAACACCGACAGGTCCGCAGGGCGTTCGCGGCCGATAGTTACGAA contains:
- a CDS encoding helix-turn-helix domain-containing protein, with amino-acid sequence MVLTADVTVPTDTFALGSLFQAFPDAVVEFEPVVPLQSDRETNLPLVWISGVEPDAAVTTLRETDDIEVVERLATAGEGALFELEWTDELDGIVQPLLDAEGRILTARGTAEHWEFHLLFDSHVSLSEFNMAVTNNGVPVTLRRLSSSTVQREPGDVDCEHSSLPPNHRETLLLAYHSGYYETPRECQLADLAAKEDVSDSALSKRLRRATSSLIERTLLAEENLDSSTRG